In Melospiza melodia melodia isolate bMelMel2 chromosome 30, bMelMel2.pri, whole genome shotgun sequence, a single window of DNA contains:
- the LOC134431102 gene encoding feather keratin 1-like produces the protein MAWGCRYSHIHSSSLHLIENKVHLQPQAMSCYPRCQPCQPCGPTPLGSSCNEPCVRQCQDSTVFIQPSPVVVTLPGPILSSFPQNTAVGSSSSAAVGSILSSQGVPISSGGFGLSGLGSGICGLPC, from the exons ACTCTCACATCCACTCCTCTTCTCTCCATCTCATAGAGAACAAG GTGCACCTGCAGCCCCAAGCCATGTCCTGCTACccccggtgccagccctgccagccctgtgggcCCACcccgctgggcagcagctgcaatgagccctgtgtcaggcagtgccaggacTCCACCGTCTTCATCCAGCCCTCGCCCGTGgtggtgaccctgcctgggcccatcctcagctccttcccccagaacaccgccgtgggatcctccagctctgctgctgttggcagcatcctcagctctcagggagtgcccatcagctctgggggctttgGCCTCTCTGGCCTGGGCAGTGGCATCTGTGGCCTCCCCTGCTGA
- the LOC134431105 gene encoding feather keratin 1-like, with translation MAWGCRCTFIHSSHLHLLENKVHLQPQAMSCYPRCQPCQPCGPTPLGSSCNEPCVRQCQDSTVFIQPSPVVVTLPGPILSSFPQNTAVGSSSSAAVGSILSSQGVPISSGGFGLSGLASGLCGLPC, from the exons ATGGCTTGGGGCTGCAGGTGCACCT TCATCCACTCCTCTCACCTCCATCTCCTTGAGAACAAG GTGCACCTGCAGCCCCAAGCCATGTCCTGCTACccccggtgccagccctgccagccctgtgggcCCACcccgctgggcagcagctgcaatgagccctgtgtcaggcagtgccaggacTCCACCGTCTTCATCCAGCCCTCGCCCGTGGTGGTGACCCTGCCcgggcccatcctcagctccttcccccagaacaccgccgtgggatcctccagctctgctgctgttggcagcatcctcagctctcagggagtgcccatcagctctgggggctttgGCCTCTCTGGCCTGGCCAGTGGCCTCTGTGGCCTCCCCTGCtga
- the LOC134430847 gene encoding gametocyte-specific factor 1-like, with protein MELEEDFDLLDPERLIQCPLVKHHWIRARRFPYHLVKCKESNPEIAKKLATCPFNARHLVPQADLSKHIMKCNDKAFVEQDVVSRSSESSQEQLNNGSTWQAPPSAEDWETDLLEGSESTFVWGVINSAMSSPISEQNNSLPSRMRPPETLPYSVSAGLIRSISSSPWNVVLPQQ; from the exons atGGAGCTTGAGGAGGACTTCG ATTTGCTGGATCCAGAGAGGTTAATCCAGTGCCCCCTGGTTAAACACCATTGGATCAGAGCACGGAGGTTTCCCTATCACCTGGTGAAGTGTAAGGAG AGCAACCCTGAAATTGCAAAGAAATTGGCCACATGTCCCTTCAACGCTCGTcacctggttcctcaggctgacCTCAGCAAGCACATCATGAAGTGCAATGACAAAGCCTTTGTGGAGCAAGATGTGG TGAGCCGATCCTCTGAGTCCTCGCAGGAGCAGCTGAATAATGGGAGCACATGGCAGGCACCTCCAAGTGCTGAAGACTGGGAAACAG ACTTGCTGGAGGGATCTGAGTCTACTTTTGTGTGGGGTGTGATCAACTCTGCCATGAGCAG CCCTATCAGTGAGCAGAACAACTCGTTGCCTTCCCGGATGCGGCCCCCTGAGACCCTTCCATACAGTGTGTCTGCAGGCCT AATTCGGAGTATTAGTTCCTCCCCTTGGAATGTAGTTTTGCCCCAGCAGTAA